The genomic DNA CGCGGGCGCCCAAGGGCGTCACGGAGGTGCCGATCACCGTCAGCGGTCCGGACGGCCGCGAGGTCGTCGTCCAGGCCGTGATCGACCACCCCAAGGAGAGGCGCTCGCAGCTCGAAGGGTTCGTCGAGGCCAACGGGTACGTGTCCATCGAGGCGGACCACTACTCCCGGTCCGTGGGCGGCAACGGGATCACCTGGACGCGTATCCCCGGCATCGGCCGTACCGGCGCCGGAATGGAACCCTTCCCGGTCACCTCCGCCCGCCAGACCCCCGGCGGCGGCAGCCCCCGGCTGGAGTACCGAGTCAGCCTGTTCACCACCGGGCCGGTCACGGTGCACGCGTACCTGTCGCCCCGCAACAACGCGCTGGCGTCCGACGGCCTCACGTACGCCGTCTCCTTCGACGACGACGCGCCGCAGAGCGTGAACGTCACGGCGGTGACGGGATCCGACGACGGCACCATGAACGTCCAGTGGGCGCGCAACACCTCCGACAACGTCAACCGCACCAGCACGGTGCACGACATCGGCCGGGCCGGTGTGCATGTGCTGAAATTCTGGATGGTCGACCCGACGGTGGTGCTGCAGAACCTGGTGGTCGACACCGGCGGCCTGAAGCCCAGCTACCTGGGCCCGCAGGAGAGCCTCCGGCTGAAGTGAGCCATGGGACGGGCAGGGGAGCAGAGCGATGAAGAGTGAGATCGAGGACGCCGACGGACACGGTGCGATCCTGGGCGTGACCCCCGTTGGGGCGGGGGTCGAGGTCCGGGTGGCGGGTCCGGCGGGGGAGTTCTCACTGATCTGCACCCCTGCCCGGTCCCGGGAACTGGCTGCGGCTCTCGCCCGTGCGGCGGACGAGGTGGAGAGCGCGCAGTCGGCGGAGCCCGTCACCGTCACGGCGCAGGAGCTGCGTCGCGGTGACGTACGGGACGGCGACCGGGCCATGACGGTGGAAGCCGTCAGGGTCGACGGGGCCACCGCCTACGTGACCTGGAAGTCGGGCGCCGGGCGCAACTGGACCCAGGGCTACGACGCGGACGTGGAGATCACGCTGCGGCGCCGCGCCTGAGTCGCGAACGGCTCGCGGACGGGGCCCTTCCCGGAATGGGGGAGGGCCTCGTCCGCGTTGTCGCGTCGTACGAGAGTCTTCGTAATTTGACGGACGTCGTAGTACGGGAGGTATCGTACTAGCGATCCTGCCGTCCCGGCGAAACGGAGTCCGCCGTGAGTGTCCTGTTCGAGCCCTGCACCTTGAGGTCGCTTGTCATACCCAACCGGGTGTGGATGGCGCCCATGTGTCAGTACAGCGCGGAAGCGGTGGGGCCGAATGCAGGCGTCGCGACCGACTGGCACTTCGCCCACCTCGCGGCGCGCGCCGCAGGCGGGACCGGTCTCATTCTCACCGAGGCGACGGCCGTCAGCCCCGAAGGCCGGATCAGCCCCGCCGACCTCGGTATCTGGAACGACACCCAGGTGGCCGCGCTCCGGCGGATCACCGCCTTCATCAAGGGCCAGGGCGCCGTCGCCGGCATTCAGCTCGCCCACGCCGGCCGCAAGGCTTCGACCGCTGCCCCCTGGCTGGGCGGAGGGCCCGTGGGACCGGACGAGCACGGCTGGCAGCCCGTCGCCCCCAGCCCGCTCCCGTTCGACGAGGGCCATCCCGTCCCGCACGAGCTGACCGTGGACGAGATCCACGGCGTCGTCGACCAGTTCCGCGAAGCCGCTCGGCGGGCCGTCGACGCGGGCTTCGAGGTCGCCGAGGTGCACGGAGCCCACGGGTATCTCGTCGGGCAGTTCCTCTCCCCGCACAGCAACCGGCGCACGGACGAGTACGGCGGCAGCTTCGACAACCGCGTCCGGTTCGCCCTGCAGGTCGTCGACGCCGTGCGCGAGGTATGGCCCGAGGATCTGCCGGTCTTCTTCCGGATCTCGGCCACGGACTGGCTCAGCGAGAACGACGAGGACGACCGTGAGGGCTGGACCGTCGACGAGACGGTACGGCTCGCCAAGGAGCTGCAGGCGCACGGCGTCGACCTGCTGGACGTCTCCAGCGGCGGCAATGCTGCGGGCGCCCGCATCACGACGGGCCCCGGATACCAGGTCCCCTTCGCCGCCCGGGTGCGCGAGGAGACCTCGCTGCCCGTCGCGGCCGTAGGGCTGATCACCGAGCCGCAGCAGGCGGAGAAGATCGTGGCCGACGGGCAGGCGGACGCCGTGCTCCTCGGGCGGGAGCTGCTGCGGAGCCCGTCGTGGGCCCAGCACGCGGCGCGCGAACTGGGCGGCGAGGTCCACAAGCCGGCCCAGTACCTTCGAGCCGTCTGAGGCGACGCCTTCGTTCCGTCCGACACGACGAGCCCCTGCCGGGCATCCGGCCGGGGCTCGGCGCGTTGCGGGCGGCCGCAACGCGGGACTCCGCGTCAGTGTTGCCGTACGCGGGACAGGGTGCCGGATCAGGGTGGCGCGACGTCGACGGTTCGTGCGTGACCCCGTACGGCCCCGGCAGCGACCTCGGCTTCGCGATGGGACCAGCGCCACGTACGCCTGGATGGTTCCGCAGGACGTCCAAGGGTTGGCCGAGGCCATGGGCGGCCGGGACCGGGCCGCTCGGCGGCTCGACGTCTTCTTCGACGAACGCGGACGGGTCCTGGTCGGTGAAGGGCGGCGACGTGCTGCGCTGCACCGACCAACGGGCCCGGCATCCAAGCCCCTTGGCTTCACATCGCACCTGGGCCGGCCGTGGAAGACACAGGTGACGGTCCGTCGGATCCTCGACACCGTGTACGGTACGGGCCCCGGCGGCCTGCCCGGCAACGACGACCTGGGGACCATGTCCGCGTGGTACGTCGTCTCGGCGTCGGGGCTGTACCCGCGGACGCCGGGAGGCGCCACGATGCCGCTGGGCACCCGCTCTTCCCGGACGCGTTGATCGACCGCGCACACGGCAGGGACATCACGATCGGTGCGCCGGACGCCGATGTCGGCCATCCGTACGTCGACGCGGTCCGGGTCAACGGGCGTACCAGCGACCGGTCCTGGACCGATGCCAGTCTGGTCACCCGTGGCGTCACCCACGCCTTCCGGTTGGCTGAAGCGCCCGACTCCGTCGGGGCACGGCAACTTCCGGGCCGCCTCGGCAGGTGGCGTACCCATCGGTTCCGGATCCCGGCGAGCGGGTCGCACGGCCCGCTCGCCGGGGGCCGGTCGCCGATTTCTATCGTTGAAAATTCTCTGTGCACGACCGTTGTTATGCGTTTGACGTTGTGGCTCAATGTTCGATTGTGTGCGTGCCTCGCTGTGTGCGAGGCACTTCAGCTCTCGACGAGGACGACGCCTTGAGACGACAACTGCCCCGCCCCCGAGTCCTGTTCAGATCGATGGCCTGTACGGCCGCGCTGCTGATTCCCCTCGGGGCCACTCTGGTCCCTGCCGCTGCCGCCGCCCCCGCTGCCGCCGTCCCCGCGAGCGCCGCATCGACCGCCACCGCGAAGGCCTTCGCCGACGACGACCCGACCGCCGATGTGCACGGGCTGAAGGGCGAGTACTTCCGGATGTCCGCCCCGGGCGCCCGCGACTTCGCCGAGCTCGGTGGGGTCGCACTCGACCCGGAGATCAATTTTCCTGGTCTGACCGGGACGTTCGAGTCCACAACGGGCAGGACGGAGAACACCACAGCCCGCTGGACCGGCAGCATCACAGCCCCCGAGACGGGTGACTACACCTTCGCCGCCAGCGGCGACAACGGCTTCAGGCTCTCCATCGACGGAAACGTCGTCATCGACCACTGGCTGCCGGACTGGGACAACGAGCAGACCAGCAAACCCGTCTCGCTGACTGCGGGCGAGCCGCACCAGTTCCGCCTGGAGATGTTCCAGGACACCGGCGGCGCCAACATGTTCCTGCGCTGGTCCAGCGCGAAGCTCAAGAGGCAGATCGTTCCCGAGTCCGCCTTCACGCCGCCGGCCGACTTCGAGGTCTACCCGGTCGCGCTGACGGTCACGCAGGACGGACAGCGCCTGCAGGCGACCTTCAAGGACGAGGTCAAGAACCTCGGCTCCGTGCAGGACCACCTTGCCGTCGAGGCCGACACCTCGCCCATCCCGGTGAAGTCCGTGTCCAAGGCGTCCGACAACTCCCACGCCGTGATCGTCGACCTGACCGCGCCCGTCCAGAAGGGCCAGCAGGTCCGGGTGGCGTACGACGGGAAGGGCGGGCTCCAGGCGGGCGGCGAGACGGTTCCCCAGATCAGCCGTACGGCGAAGAACCTCTCGACGCACCGGCTGACCACGACCTGGGGCGACAAGCTCGACCGCAAGCACCCGCTGCCCGAGTACCCCCGCCCGCAGCAGGTGCGTGACCGGTGGGAAAACCTCAACGGCCCGTGGGAGTTCGCCGGCGCCGATGCCGACGAGCAGCCGGTCTTCGGCAAGAAGCTCGGCGAGCGCATCACCGTGCCGTTCCCGGTCGAGTCGCAGCTCTCCGGACTCGAACGCCATGAAGACCACATGTTCTACCGCAAGCTCGTGACCGTTCCCAAGAGCTGGTCCGTCGGCAAGGGCAAGGGCAAGGACGGCGAGCGGCTGAAGCTCAACTTCGGCGCCGTCGACTACCGGTCGGTGGTCTGGGTCAACGGCACGAAGGTCGCCGAACACACCGGTGGCTACACCTCTTTCAGCGCCGACATCACCGACGCGATCAAGGGCAGCGGCCCGCAGGAGATCGTCGTCGCCGTCACCGACACGACCGGCCCCGACCAGCCGAAGGGGAAGCAGTCCGGCAACCCGGGCGGCATCGTCTACACCCCCTCCTCCGGAATCTGGCAGACGGTGTGGATGGAGCCGGTGGCCGTGGCCTCCGTGGACTCGCTGACCACGACGCCGGACATCGACAGGAGCACCCTCGCCCTGACCGTCAACTCCGCCGCCGCTTCGTCCGGCGCCCGCGTCACGGCGGTCGCCCGCGACACGAAGGGCCGGGTCGTCGGCACGGTCAGCGGCCGGGCCAACACCCCGCTGAGCCTGCCCGTCAGCAAGCAGCATCTCTGGACCCCCGACGACCCGTACCTCTACGACCTCGACGTCACCCTGACGGACGGCCGTTCCAAGGACACCGTCGACAGCTACTTCGGGATGCGCTCCATCGGGATCGCGAAGGTGGGCGGCTACCAGAAGCTCGTTCTCAACGGGAAGCCGTTCTACTCGCTCGCCATGCTGGACCAGGGATTCTGGCCCGACGGTCTCTACACGCAGCCCAGCGACGCCGCGCTCACCTTCGACCTCAAGGCACAGAAGGACCTCGGCTTCAACGCCGTGCGCAAGCACATCAAGGTGGAGTCCGCGCGCTGGTACTACCACGCCGACAAGCTCGGCCTGCTGGTCTGGCAGGACTTCGTCTCCAGCGACATCACCGGTGAGAAGGGCCGGCAGGCCTTCCTCTCCCAGGGCGAGCAGATGATGCAGCAGCTCCACAACTCGCCGTCGATCGGCGGCTGGATCGTCTTCAACGAGGGCTGGGGCGAGTGGGACCGCACCGAGACCGGGAAGATCGCCGAGTCGGTCAAGGCGGCCGACCCGTCCCGAGTCGTCAACGCCCACAGCGGTGTCAACTGCTGCTCCTCGAAGGGTGACTCGGGCAAGGGCGACATCATCGATCACCACGACTACCTCAACCGCGAGGCGCCGTTCCCGGACGACCGTGCCGCGATGGACGGCGAGCACGGCGGCTTCACGCTCCGTACCCCCGGACACATGTGGCCGGGTGCGCCCGCGGCGATCTACAGCGGTGTGGCGGACAAGGACGCCCTGACGGCCAAGTACGTCGACAACACCCGCACGTACTATCTCGCGGCGGCCGACGCCGAGCTGTCCGGCTCGGTCTACACCCAGGTCAGCGACCTGGAGAACGAGCTGAACGGACTCTGGACCTACGACCGGCGCGAGATCAAGGTCGACCCGAAGAAGGTACGGCAGATCAACCAGCAGGTCATCGCCGCCGGTGCGGCCGCGGGACACCGCGACGAGGTGAAGGGCGGCGCCGACTGGCCGCTGGACGAGGGCAAGGGCACGACATCCGCCGATCTCGGCCCCAACCACAGCAGCCTCACGCTGAGCGAGGGCACCTCCTGGACACCCGGTGTGCACGGTTCGGCGCTGAAGTTCAACGGCCAGGGGCAGTACGCCCAGACCGGTGGTCCCGCCGTCGACACCACCGGGAACTACACGGTCTCGGCATGGGTGTCGCTGGACTCGCTCCCGGGCAACTACGCGACCGCCGTGAGCCAGGACGGCAGGCGGACCGAGAATCCGTTCTACCTCCAGTACGGGCAGGGCGCCTTCGCGTTCAGTACGCCGGGCGGCAACCGGGCGCGGCTGGAGATGAAGCCGGAGCTCGGCACCTGGTACCACCTCGTGGGTGTGCGCGACGGTGACGAGGTGAAGCTCTACCTCGACGGGAAGCTCGTGTCGACCGCCGCGGCCGGTCCCGCCGACGTCAGCACCGGGCCGCTCTCCGTGGGGCGTGCCCAGTACGCGGCAGAGAAGGGCGACTTCTGGAACGGCTCCATCGACCAGGTGAGCGTGTTCGACAGGGCTCTCGGCACCGACGAGGTGAGCGCACTCCACGACAGCCAGCAGCCGTAGCACGACACAGGACGGCCCGGCAGCGACGGAACACCGTCGGTGCCGGGCCGGCCTGTGTCGGGAGCGGTCCGTCAGGTCACGGAGCCAGCAGTTGCCAGAGGTGGTCGTCGGTGCCGTTGTCGTCGAATTGGACGACGTGGGCGCTGTCGGCGGTGGACATGTCGTCGACGCCGAGGACCTTGCCGGAGTGGCGGTTGCGGATGCGGTACCAGCCGTCGCCGTCGGGGACGAGTTGCCAGAGGTGGTCGTCGGTGCCGTTGTCGTCGAATTGGACGACGTGGGCGCTGTCGGCGGTGGACATGTCGTCGACGCCGAGGACCTTGCCGGAGTGGCGGTTGCGGATGCGGTACCAGCCGTCGCCGTCGGGGACGAGTTGCCAGAGGTGGTCGTCGGTGCCGTTGTCGTCGAATTGGACGACGTGGGCGCTGTCGGCGGTGGACATGTCGTCGACGCCGAGGACCTTGCCCGAGTGCAGATTACGGATCCGGAACCAGCCGTCGGACAGCCACCGGGGAGCGTCGGGTTCAGCCGTCGGGAACGCTGTGATGCGCAGCCGGGCCGCCCCCATCGGGACGAGCGTGACATCCTCCACCGGCTCGGTGCTCAGCGCGGGGCTGTCCTGGAGCGGTGCCACGACATGCTCGCCGTCCGCGGTCCATTCGGGGATACGACGCGCGCGTGCGGTCATGGTCAGCGGCGTGCCTTCGAGGGTGAAGGGGTTGTCGCCGGGCGGGCGGCCGGTGGTGCGGTGCCGCAATGATGCGGTCGGCCGCTGCTTGTCCAGTACGAGCCCGTAGTTCCAGGCCCCGGTGGCGTGCACCTCGTACTCCGGGAACTGCTCGGTGCCGCCGATGCGCCGGTATTCCTCCCCGATCCGGAGCGAGTATGTGAGCGGCCCGCGGTCGACGCTCACCGCGCCGTGGTTGTCCGCCCAGGTGCGCACGGTGGTGCGCTGGGGGAAGCGCAGGGTGACCTTGTCCCCGTCGGACCAGTTCCGCTCGATACGGGTGAAGGCCGGGCCCGCCGGTGCGCCGACGCGACGCCCGTTGACCCTGATCTCGGGCTCGGAGCACCAGGCGGGAACCCTCAGCACCAGTGGGAACCGCAGGTGCTTGGGCGTCCTCACGGTCAGCGAGACCGTGTCAGTGAAGGGATAGCCGGTCTCCTCGGTGACGGTGACCTCCGTGCCGTCGGCGACCTTGGCCGTGACCTCGCACGCGGCGTACATGGCGGCGGCCAGGCCCCCGTCCGGGGTGGCGAGCCAGAGCTCCTCGACGAAGTACGGCCATCCCATGCCGTAGTTGTGCGGGCAGCAGCGGTACTGATCGACGCCCGGAAGATACGCCTGCATGGCGAAGCCGTTCTGGAACTGCCGCCCGCTCTTGGGGACGTCGTCCAGATCGACGCTGTTGGCGCTGGTGATGTAGTGGATCGCCCGTCCCGACGGATCCAGCGACGCGGGCAGCGAGTTGAAGGCCAGCTCCTCGCAGCGGTCGGCCCAGAGCGGGTCACCCGTGATCCTGGTCAGCAGCTGATGGCTGGCCATGAACTCCACGATGCCGCAGGTCTCGAACCCCTGCCGCGGATCGCGGTGGCCGGGGCGCGCGTTCTCGTCGCCGGCGAAGCCGCCGCCGGGGAACTGTCCGTACTGGTCCATGACCTTGCCGTACGTCCCGTAGGTGGCCCGGGTGTCGTCGGGCGAACCGCTGCGCAGCGCGTACTGGGCGGGCTCGCGGAAGCCCTGAGCGATGTTGACGTTGTGCAGGTTGACCAGATTGTCGCCCCAGTCCGCCCCGTTGGTGTGGATCTTGTCGGCCAGGTCGAGCAGGAAGGTGTCACCGGTGCGGTTGAAGAGCCAGAACACACTGTCCAGGCCGTCGCCCCAACGAAGCGCGATCCAACTCGTGTTGAACGCGCCCGGACCCTGGGCGTTCATATAGCGGAAGAACTTGCTGAGGAACGGGATGATGCGGCCGTCCCCGCTGTACTCCTGCCACGAGCGCAGCGCCTGTAGGAGCGGGAGGAACGGCCAGAAGTCCGGGCCGCCGTTCAGTGAGGTACGGAGCGCCTTGGGACCGAAGAAGCCGTCGGGCTGTTGCGTGGTGAGGATCGCGTCGAACCAGCGGCGCACCGATGCCAGGGCCTTGGCATCCCCGGTGACGATCGCGAGATCGGTGTACCCGCGCAGCCAGTACGGGACCTCCTCCCAGCCGCCGAGTTCGGGGCGGACCCAGCCGGTGGCGGTGAAGTCGAGGAAGTGCGAGAACTCCTCGTAATGACCGCACAACCCGTCCAGTTGGAGACGGAGTTGGCCGGCGAGCCAGCCGCGTGCGGTGATCCGGCCCGGCGGGAGCTTCAGGAATGCCGTCGGATGCAGAGGTGCTGCGTTGGGCGAGTAGTGGCCTCCGTGGACGGCTGCCACCCGGTTTTCGGCGGCGGTCGCGGTCGTGGCCCAGCGGCCGGTCGCGGTCGTGGCGGCCGCGGTGGCCAGTGCGCTGGTCATGAGCTGTCTGCGGTTCAGGGGCATGGAGGGGAGCTCCTGTTCTGGCGGCTCGAGCGGGCAAGGGGGGCGCGTGGTGCGGCCATGACGAACCGGTCCGCGACCGGTCGCCGTTTCCGCGCATGACAACAACAGCCGTCGCGCCGGGCGTGGCTCGGACGTCAACAGCATTGCAACGTTGGAAACTTGGCGTTCGGCCGTATGACAGCACGCCGTCCGGAGGCTGTCCAGAGGTGTCGCGTCATCGACTCGCCCTCCATGGGCCGGTCTTGGGCAGTCGCGGGCGTGCGACGCCGACACATTTTGGAAACTCATCGACAACGCTCTTGCCGCCTGTGCCGCACCGCCTATATAACGTTGTAAACCGAGCCGCCGACAGGCCGCGCAGGCTCTCACGACCGCAGCTGGAAGCAGCAGTCCGTGCAGCTCGAAGCGGGGCCGTGAGGAATGCAGTGACATCAGCCGCCGAGCGGCTGATGCATCGTCCAGCCATGCCCCGACCGCACGCCCGCCGGTGTGCCGTCATCCCGCCAAGGAGCGTCCCCGCGCATGATGATCCAGCGTCGAACCCGTACCCTCGCCGCGGCCTGCCTGCTCGCCGCCACCGCCACGCTGGCCGCCTCCGGCTGCTCCAAGTCGGAGAGCTCGAACAACGCCGGCGGCGACAGCAGCCAGGAAGCCCAGGCCGCCAAGACCCCGGAGGCCGCTTCGGGTTCCGGCTGCTCGCTGCAGACCTATGGCGCGCCGAAGCTGGACCTGAAGAACGCGGTGGTCGGCTTCTCCCAGTCGGAGAAGGAGGCCAACCCGTTCCGTATCGCCGAGACCCAGTCCATCAAGGACGAGGCCGCGAAGATCGGCGTGAAGAAGTTGCTCACCACCAACGCGCAGTCGCAGCTCTCCAAGCAGATCAGCGACATCCAGGACATGCTGTCCCAGGGCGCCCAGTTCCTCATCGTCGCGCCGCTGAACTCCGACGGACTGGAGCCGGCCCTCAAGGCGGCCGCGGCGAAGAAGGTCCCCGTCCTCACCATCGACCGCAAGGTCAACTCCACCGCCTGCAAGGACTACGTGGCCTTCCTCGGCTCCGACTTCGTCGAGCAGGGCAAGCGCGCCGCGGACGCGATGATCAAGACGACCGGCGGCAAGGGCAAGATCGCCATCCTCCTCGGGGCGTCGGGCAACAACGTCACCACCGACCGCACCAAGGGCTTCGTCGACCAGATCAAGGCGAAGGCGCCGGACATGGAGATCGTCGCCCAGCAGACCGGTGAGTTCGCCCGCGACAAGGGGCAGCAGGTCATGGAGCAGCTC from Streptomyces sp. NBC_01707 includes the following:
- a CDS encoding glycoside hydrolase domain-containing protein: MVPQDVQGLAEAMGGRDRAARRLDVFFDERGRVLVGEGRRRAALHRPTGPASKPLGFTSHLGRPWKTQVTVRRILDTVYGTGPGGLPGNDDLGTMSAWYVVSASGLYPRTPGGATMPLGTRSSRTR
- a CDS encoding ABC transporter substrate-binding protein, producing MMIQRRTRTLAAACLLAATATLAASGCSKSESSNNAGGDSSQEAQAAKTPEAASGSGCSLQTYGAPKLDLKNAVVGFSQSEKEANPFRIAETQSIKDEAAKIGVKKLLTTNAQSQLSKQISDIQDMLSQGAQFLIVAPLNSDGLEPALKAAAAKKVPVLTIDRKVNSTACKDYVAFLGSDFVEQGKRAADAMIKTTGGKGKIAILLGASGNNVTTDRTKGFVDQIKAKAPDMEIVAQQTGEFARDKGQQVMEQLIQSKPDITAVYAENDEMGLGAVTALKAAGKKPGKDVKIVSVDGTRNAVQALVNGEYNAVIESNPRFGPLAFATAQKFYGGEEIPENVIISDRAYDESNAKASLGGAY
- a CDS encoding RICIN domain-containing protein; protein product: MPLNRRQLMTSALATAAATTATGRWATTATAAENRVAAVHGGHYSPNAAPLHPTAFLKLPPGRITARGWLAGQLRLQLDGLCGHYEEFSHFLDFTATGWVRPELGGWEEVPYWLRGYTDLAIVTGDAKALASVRRWFDAILTTQQPDGFFGPKALRTSLNGGPDFWPFLPLLQALRSWQEYSGDGRIIPFLSKFFRYMNAQGPGAFNTSWIALRWGDGLDSVFWLFNRTGDTFLLDLADKIHTNGADWGDNLVNLHNVNIAQGFREPAQYALRSGSPDDTRATYGTYGKVMDQYGQFPGGGFAGDENARPGHRDPRQGFETCGIVEFMASHQLLTRITGDPLWADRCEELAFNSLPASLDPSGRAIHYITSANSVDLDDVPKSGRQFQNGFAMQAYLPGVDQYRCCPHNYGMGWPYFVEELWLATPDGGLAAAMYAACEVTAKVADGTEVTVTEETGYPFTDTVSLTVRTPKHLRFPLVLRVPAWCSEPEIRVNGRRVGAPAGPAFTRIERNWSDGDKVTLRFPQRTTVRTWADNHGAVSVDRGPLTYSLRIGEEYRRIGGTEQFPEYEVHATGAWNYGLVLDKQRPTASLRHRTTGRPPGDNPFTLEGTPLTMTARARRIPEWTADGEHVVAPLQDSPALSTEPVEDVTLVPMGAARLRITAFPTAEPDAPRWLSDGWFRIRNLHSGKVLGVDDMSTADSAHVVQFDDNGTDDHLWQLVPDGDGWYRIRNRHSGKVLGVDDMSTADSAHVVQFDDNGTDDHLWQLVPDGDGWYRIRNRHSGKVLGVDDMSTADSAHVVQFDDNGTDDHLWQLLAP
- a CDS encoding NADH:flavin oxidoreductase/NADH oxidase, translated to MSVLFEPCTLRSLVIPNRVWMAPMCQYSAEAVGPNAGVATDWHFAHLAARAAGGTGLILTEATAVSPEGRISPADLGIWNDTQVAALRRITAFIKGQGAVAGIQLAHAGRKASTAAPWLGGGPVGPDEHGWQPVAPSPLPFDEGHPVPHELTVDEIHGVVDQFREAARRAVDAGFEVAEVHGAHGYLVGQFLSPHSNRRTDEYGGSFDNRVRFALQVVDAVREVWPEDLPVFFRISATDWLSENDEDDREGWTVDETVRLAKELQAHGVDLLDVSSGGNAAGARITTGPGYQVPFAARVREETSLPVAAVGLITEPQQAEKIVADGQADAVLLGRELLRSPSWAQHAARELGGEVHKPAQYLRAV
- a CDS encoding LamG-like jellyroll fold domain-containing protein, encoding MRRQLPRPRVLFRSMACTAALLIPLGATLVPAAAAAPAAAVPASAASTATAKAFADDDPTADVHGLKGEYFRMSAPGARDFAELGGVALDPEINFPGLTGTFESTTGRTENTTARWTGSITAPETGDYTFAASGDNGFRLSIDGNVVIDHWLPDWDNEQTSKPVSLTAGEPHQFRLEMFQDTGGANMFLRWSSAKLKRQIVPESAFTPPADFEVYPVALTVTQDGQRLQATFKDEVKNLGSVQDHLAVEADTSPIPVKSVSKASDNSHAVIVDLTAPVQKGQQVRVAYDGKGGLQAGGETVPQISRTAKNLSTHRLTTTWGDKLDRKHPLPEYPRPQQVRDRWENLNGPWEFAGADADEQPVFGKKLGERITVPFPVESQLSGLERHEDHMFYRKLVTVPKSWSVGKGKGKDGERLKLNFGAVDYRSVVWVNGTKVAEHTGGYTSFSADITDAIKGSGPQEIVVAVTDTTGPDQPKGKQSGNPGGIVYTPSSGIWQTVWMEPVAVASVDSLTTTPDIDRSTLALTVNSAAASSGARVTAVARDTKGRVVGTVSGRANTPLSLPVSKQHLWTPDDPYLYDLDVTLTDGRSKDTVDSYFGMRSIGIAKVGGYQKLVLNGKPFYSLAMLDQGFWPDGLYTQPSDAALTFDLKAQKDLGFNAVRKHIKVESARWYYHADKLGLLVWQDFVSSDITGEKGRQAFLSQGEQMMQQLHNSPSIGGWIVFNEGWGEWDRTETGKIAESVKAADPSRVVNAHSGVNCCSSKGDSGKGDIIDHHDYLNREAPFPDDRAAMDGEHGGFTLRTPGHMWPGAPAAIYSGVADKDALTAKYVDNTRTYYLAAADAELSGSVYTQVSDLENELNGLWTYDRREIKVDPKKVRQINQQVIAAGAAAGHRDEVKGGADWPLDEGKGTTSADLGPNHSSLTLSEGTSWTPGVHGSALKFNGQGQYAQTGGPAVDTTGNYTVSAWVSLDSLPGNYATAVSQDGRRTENPFYLQYGQGAFAFSTPGGNRARLEMKPELGTWYHLVGVRDGDEVKLYLDGKLVSTAAAGPADVSTGPLSVGRAQYAAEKGDFWNGSIDQVSVFDRALGTDEVSALHDSQQP